Below is a genomic region from Prolixibacteraceae bacterium.
CTTTCCGAATTAAAACAACAATTAAACGTTGAGGAAGAATATACAGACGATAATCTATTACTGGAGACGTTTTTGGGAACGGCTGTTGAGGCCATTGAGAATATGATTAATGGTCATATTCAGCATAAAGAGATAATCCAAGAAATTGACCTAGAAAAAGGGAATACCTTCTATTTTCCTATTGCGCCATTAGTTTCTATTCAAGGAGTGAAGGCAATCAACCCAGATAATCAAGAATGGGAAACCGTTTCTGTGGTTTATGAACTTACAGAAAGGTATAACGGTTTTATCTTGAAGTTTGCCTCTTTGCCTTCAAATACACCCTCTAAGCTACAAATAACGTATGAAGTGGGTTATCCCTCAAATGAGATTCCAAAACCTTTAAAACAGGCTATTTTAGTACAGGCTGCCGACTTCTACGATTCGGAACGAAGTGGATATACCGCTTCGGGACTGCAAAAGACAAATTTAGTAGAGAGATTGGTCTCTCCTTATATTCGTTGTTATTGGTAATTGCTTATGTTGGCCACAACGTTAAGAACACCGATTACGCTCTTTCAGAAAGAGACGGAATCCAATAGTTATGGAGAAGAGAAAGAGGTCTATTCTCCCCTACTTCATTTAAAGTGTGGATTGTTTTATCAAAAATCTAACGAAACTCTTATCGGAGGGGAACTGGAAACCGTATCCCAAACAATACGTTTTAAGATCCGATTTCGAAAGATTATTAATGAAGAACTCGTCATTCTTATGGAAGACCAATTCTACAATATCAAGAGTATAGAGAAAGATCCACGCAAACATTTTATGATTCTGGAGGGGACCAAAATACCTAAAGGAGCCATCAAATTAAAATCACCGGGCAATGAGTAATACCATTTCATCAAGTAGTGTGGATGTAAAAATGTTAGATGATCTAGCAAAATTTCTTCATGAAGCAGGAAAGAAGAATGTTCATCCAGATATTAAAAAGGTAGTCAATGAATCACATCGTTTGGCTGCCAAACCTATTATACAAGGAGCGAGAGGGAGACTTAAGAAACACAAGGTCACTGGAAACCTAGCCAAATCGATTGGTTTTGTTCCTCTTTCGACAAAAAACCAATTACGATCTAAGGTAGGAGCTCGTTCTTTTGGACGATTTAAAGGATACCACGGTTATTTAGTGAACCGTGGTTCCGTGGTCCGAAAAACCGAGACTGGAGCCAATCGTGGAACGATGCCTGGTTTCGGTTACTGGGACGACACCATCAAGAATGAAGGACGTACTTCAGAAAGTCAAATGACCAAACATATGCAAGATGGCCTCGAAAAATATATGCAAAAGCAGCTAAAAAAAATAAAAATTCTATAAGTTATTAACAATAATACTGTCTTTCCAATCTTTATCAATCTTAGAAAACGATTCGAGTTTATTTAACTGTTTAGTTGATATATTCTCTTCAAAAATATTCTTTTTCACAATCGTATTAATTCTTTCTCCTGTGAATCTTTCAACATTATTCACAACAATACTATCAATATTATTACTCGTTACTTCATCATGAATTTTACCATAAAAATTGTAATCCATAAATATAGCACCTATTAAAAGCAATAATAAGATAAAATGA
It encodes:
- a CDS encoding phage gp6-like head-tail connector protein, which translates into the protein MIQVFTGKHSQFIGDRGITLSELKQQLNVEEEYTDDNLLLETFLGTAVEAIENMINGHIQHKEIIQEIDLEKGNTFYFPIAPLVSIQGVKAINPDNQEWETVSVVYELTERYNGFILKFASLPSNTPSKLQITYEVGYPSNEIPKPLKQAILVQAADFYDSERSGYTASGLQKTNLVERLVSPYIRCYW
- a CDS encoding phage head closure protein, which translates into the protein MLATTLRTPITLFQKETESNSYGEEKEVYSPLLHLKCGLFYQKSNETLIGGELETVSQTIRFKIRFRKIINEELVILMEDQFYNIKSIEKDPRKHFMILEGTKIPKGAIKLKSPGNE